The nucleotide sequence CCCAAGTGCTCAGGAGTGGTTCATCCCAATTTATGAGAtgctcccagcactgtcccAACATGCAGAGCATCCCTCTTGTACTAGCAAGAGACAGAAGTTATCCAAAGGAGGATCCCAAACCAGACCAAAAACCCCGGCTGTGAGGAAGGAGAAGGCACCAGATCGAGCAGGGAATGGTTTTGTACACTGAGAGtttatatttggaaaaaaaaaccaaaacaaaaacaaacaaaaaaaaataggaaggagaggaggaatttgagattaaaaaaatagaaccGATGGGAAGCGGTAGCGGAGCCTCCACCACTGCacaacaaacacacacacggacacatgAGGCTGGACAACACAGACACCCCGGGCTGCAGCACCCGGGAATGGGAAACTCTGCATGGCTTTATGGGACCCCTCGGTGGGAAACGAGCCGCTCCTCCGTGTCTGCCTTGGCACATCCCTGAgtcacatccctgctcctcGATGGGGGCGTCGAGGTGCCTAAATGTGGGAacgggggaaaagagggggagtATCAGCAGTGGAAGACCCAGAATCAGAGATGCGGGGAATTGATGAGGTTGGAAAAGGGATTTAAGGTCGTCAAATCCAACCATCGACCACCATGCTCACCACTGGCCATGTTCCCAAATGCCACACCCAAGTTTTTGGAACTCTTCCAGGGTGATGACTCCACCCccaccctgggcagctgtgccagggcttggacaacttttccatgaaggaattttccccattatcCAACCTTAACCTTCCCTGGTCAACCTGATGTTGTTCCCTCTCATTCTGTCCCTTTTCTCcgggagcagatcccaaacccccctggctgtcccctcctgtccaggagttgtgcagagccagaagatccctcctgagcctccttttctccaggctgagccccccaggTCCCTCAGGAGTTCTCCAGACTCTCCCCCCactgctccagccctttccctgctccattcctAGCTCTGGAGATACCCCAGCCCCTCAATGCCTCTCTGGGTGTGGGGTCCCAGTCTGATTTCAGGTGCAGCCCCCACACTTCCCTGCAGAGAGGAGCCAGTGTCCCGgtcctgctgcctcttcccagGAATGTGCCCTTTGCTTGGCAGCACTGGCCAAAGCGCAGGGAGGCCCTGGGGTGTGCTGTCCCCACAACGTCCCACCACAGCTGAGTTTTTACCTCTTTCCTCCCACATTCAGAGCGTTTCTGTGTTCATGGTCAGAGCCTTCCACACCGTGGTCTTGGACATCTCATCCGAAATGTTGATCTCGGAAGGATCAGCCCTGCAAGGAATATTCCACACAGTGTTCCATGAGGATGGGGGTCTGATCTCACCAGGAGCAATGGAACCAGAGGAACAGGAGTGCTTGGAAAACCAGAGCTCAGCTGGTGAGGATGGTTTGGCTGGAcgaggaattttgggaatcaAGCCCCAGAGTCGCAGACCCACAGCTGGTGTTTCCCCCTGTGACCTCTCAGGTAGTAGCAGGAGCATCTCCAGGTCCCAGAAACCCACTGGTGATGCCATTTTGGAATAAAACAGGAATTATGCAGCTACTGCGTGGGGTCAGAGCTGTGCCATCACCTCCTAAATTGCCAGTAAATTGGCATTTTCCCACTAAGATGACTGGGGATAAATCTGCAAGTGAAGAAACCTGAACCAGACACTTCCCACTGCTCCTGCCAGGGGTCCTGACCTGGGGAGGGCTTTACCTGTCACTGTTGGGCTTTGGGGTGTCCACCCTGCTGGTCTTGCCCAGCTTCAGCTGAACGGAATTCGCAGCAGCCGCTTCCATCATTTTCTGGGACTCCTGAAAAGAGACAAATCAAGTTCTCTCTCCTTGATCCAAGAGGGGAAGAGGGAATCAACGAAATTCCAGTAAAAACCTGGAATGCTGCCCTGTCCTCTGACCCCTGGCACCTTTAGCAGCAGGTAAAGACCTTCCCCTGTGGGTGTGTCTGGAGTTAGTGACACTGCTGGGAACAAACCATCACGGaaatatcattatttttattacaacaCTCATTTGAAAATGATAACAATGTCTCTGTTCAAGTGGAAAACTCTTTAAGAATTTTGTCTTTTAGAGAAAAAAGTTCAGAATGTGGGATCCAGGCTATGAGATGTGTTTGATTCAGCTCTGATGTTCCCCCAACAGCTGTTGCCCAAGAAGCCAtggattccccatcccttcccccagcctggaagtgcccaaggccaggctggatgagctTGGAGCACCTGagatagtgggaggtgtccctgcccacagcagggatggcactggatgggtttaaagtcccttcccacccaacccattccatgatcccaCGATTCCATGATTTAAGGACGAGCTATGACATGAATAGGGAATCTGTCCTAGGTTACAACGTAAAGATGTGCCCAAAAGTctgtattctatcaccatctgttaaaaaccaGGTGGGACAATGTTCTTTATCTTTCCCAcaatccatccttcctccaggagatatctcctgttaatggcccattgagtcccactgcatggctgataaaattccatcatcccattgggagatgctccacccagggggaggagccaagcatttcttACCTAggtaaaatctgagatttggaacaccaaggcaGCCCTTAACCACTGGTTTCCAGAGGACAAGAGCTACCAGACCTTTCTACAGGATCACTACTTCAACAAGACAacttcatctggactgctaccaccaccctaGGTAgcggggtgtcaggttgtacTCTGCCTCTGGCAGTGCTTTTCTTTCGTACTATtgcaagtattttattttttcttattaaattgtatttctgacttggagtctctcactgggtttgctttcaaaccattaCAAAATCTCACAGCCCAGAGATTTCCAGCTCCTGGCATTACCTCCTCTTCTTTGGCTTCATTTTTGGCATCGTCCAACTTCTTCTTCTTGCTTTCTGGCATGAGGTCATCCAGGAAGCTGAGCTCCCGCTTGGAGAAGCAGAAATCCATCACTTTCCGGACAAAAACGAGAGCCAAAACcttcaggaaagaaagggaagatgGGTGAGGCCAGAGCTGGTgtttccatccctgcagggctgcaagctctgggagcagtggggagcacagggagcaccaGGAAccctgggaacactgggaatatCATCTCTCACCATCATGGGGAAGATGATGGCAGCACGGGAAGCTTTGATGgcccagagcagcacaaggcagagcagctggatgAGGGTGAAGAGGTGCACCTTGCGCAGGGGCACGTGGCGCAGGTAGATGAAATCTGGCTGGTGCTTGGCCGGCATCCAGAACAGCTTCAGGCGGTCAAAGAACTGTAGGGGAAAGGGAGCACTACCAaagttcctggtgctgctgagatGTGGAGTTTTTAGGAGCAAGGAGAAATCCTAGATCCCGTTCTGTTCCTCCTGGGAGCAGCATCTGTTTTCCCTTCGCTCCATCCAAAAACCACTTGGCTTTGCGCACCAAATTCCAAATTATTCCAGGTTTTTCTCTTGTCAGCATCTCTCTGCCCAGGGAATCCCCAGTGAGGATTCACACCAGTGGAATTTTCTTCCCTTCACACCAAATTCCCCAATTTCCCATCACCAAACATCAGCCTGTCCTAAAGCCTGAATCAAAGAGCACTGAACTGGGCCTTTCCAGTGCTGAACTGGGACGTCACAGCCCTAAAAACTTTCTGAGTCTCTATCCATCAGTCCCTGACACAAAACATTTGAATTCCTGCTCTCAGAGACATTTTGCCCATCCCAATTTCTCCATTTCAGGGAGAGGAAATTCTCTGGAGCAGCCATACCTGGATTCCTCGGAGTGACGAGACCCCCATGTACAGAAAGACCCCGTAAAGCACTGGCATCGGGAtaaactggggaaaaatgcagtaattaatGGTTTTAAATGTCATTTGCAGTATTGCCACTCTCTTTCACCACTCCTTTCTCAGGCACTGCCTAAAGATTCCCAGCTTTCCCATGCTGGATTTTATCCAGCACAGATTTTGTTCTCTGTGTCAGGCTGAGCTTCTGAGTAACATTTCATCAGAATAATCCTCTTTTCCAGAGAGGTTGGAGACAAAGAGGGGATTTCATCCATTAGGGCCACATTTCATCTATCTGAGACCTCCTGTGGGGGTAAAAAATTATCTCAACAAACTCTTGTGGGAATGCATGGAAGTGACATCTCCTTGGAACCTGGAGTTGGGAAGGTTCAGCTCCTGGGAATGGCTCTTAGGAGGCTCTTGGGGGAGTGAATTGCAGCCAATAAAGTCCCGCTTGTCTGAAAATTACAAATTCAAACCCAaaatgggggagggggggggggaggcaggGGGTGTGTGTGTTGGATTTGCATGGCCATATTTGGGGAGCAGGAATggtctccaggagctgctggaaattTCTTCTACATTTGGCAGAGCCAGCTCCAGCTGACTCCAGGAtggacctgctgctggccaaggctggagCAAGGACTGATCCCTGGAAGAGgggcccatgctggagcagtttgtggagagctgtctcccatgggatggactcaggatggagaagaaggaaggaaagaaagattccaggaaggaaaagaaggagttTTTAAggtctggttttatttctcatgaTCCTGCTGTGATTTTGTcagtaataaattcaattagTATCCCTAATTTCAGCCTGTTTTCCCATGATGATGATTGGTGAGGGATCTGCCTCTGTCCTTATCTCAAGCCACGAACCTTTGCTCTATTTGCTCTCCAATCCAgctgggaaggacagggatAGACCATCTTTGGTGGGATCCAGCCAGGATCCCTCTCACTATAGAGGGTCTGGAGGACACTTGGGAATTAAGGGATTTGAATTGTTTGCTTGGCTTGAGCTCCCCAAACTGGGTCTGAAGGCCTGGGAAGCCACCGAGGCTGGTTCCCATCCTGGCTTGGCCGTCACCTCCTGGGGGAGAGAGGCCCTAATTTTGCATCCCCTCCCAAACTCCCATGGGTCAGCAGGTGGTTTCCATCCTGCTCTCACCTTGAGCACAGAGGTGAAGAAGACGGAGCAGCCCATGAGCACGAAGATCATCAGACCGGTGACTCTCTGCTCCCGGATCCCCAAGAACTTGGGCTGCTCCCCCGGCGCAGAGCAGTTGGACTCGACTTTGAGACTGTTCACATGGGTGATGGACAGGACGGTGGCAGCCACGAACCAGGGCAGCCCCATCACCGAGCACACCCCGAGCATCACGGCCACCATGAACAGGTCCAGGTGGTACCCACAGCCTTTCTGGGGAGCAAAAATGGAACTGGAGCATCTCTCAGGGATCAGCACAACACCACAGGTGGGACTCAAACCCTGCCCAAGCACAAGTCAACTCCTGGAAAATTTAAATAACATTTGAAATAACATTTGGAATCAAATGCGGATTTCACATCTTGCATGAAAATCCGGCAGGATTAGATAAAGTAGGTCTGGAGGgctttataataatttttaaattgatttttttttttttttttagttcataaAGGAATTCCCAGCACTTGCAGGGTAGGACGTGGCTCTGAGTGATGCCTGGAGCTCATTGAGATCCCTACCCCAGCTGCCCCTGACATTTGAAAAAACCCTACCCTTCTACATCACTCCAAGATTCATTTGCTGCTCCCAAAAGTTGTCATCCCCTCTCTGTGTCCAGGAGAGCTTCTACCACACAGCCTAGTGTTATCCCAAACCTTCCCAAAGTGTTTGGGACAACAGcttgtcccagccctgcagcctgagcaggggggggggggggggatgggatCATCCCCCGCAGCCACTCACCTTGAGCCTGTGCTCCTTCCTGTTGACAATGACAGCCGTGATCTGCTGGTCCATGAAGATGAGGAtggtgcagagcagggctgggatgagcgCGGCCAGTACTGTCCACCAGGGGTTGGGCCCAATGGGGTTGATGAGCCACCCACGGTCGTCCCTGGTGGGCTGCGACACATGGTGGGATCAGCTCCTAGCCCAAACCCTTCCCTGGCCTCCAttcccctccatccctgtgtccaagCATTTCCCACCCTGGCTTCATCACCCTCTCCCAGGGAATTGCGCTGTGCCAGTATCCTTTGTCCCAGAGTCCCCTCTCCCCTGGTTTTGGGGCTGTCTTCCCAAAAGACAAGAAGGAATTGATGCACTTGGATGCGGCAGAGGAGATGCTcacaccaccagcagctcctccagcccaaCCCTGTCCTGCTGGAGATGGGTTTCCTGTTCAGGGTCTGGTTTTGAGGCTGTCTCCTGATTTCCAGCAGGGATTGATGCTCTTGGATGTCAAAGAGGAGATGGTTCCACCACCAGCAcctcctccagcccagccctcacCTGCCTGGACATCACCTGGTGATACCTGAGGTGCCAAAAGCCTTCTCCACCAATCCACAATCCCGTTACCTTGAACATGTGGGGGACATGGAGCTTGGGGGACGGGATCCCGATCCCGAGGTCGATGAGCACCATGATGACAATGGTGAGGAACACAGCAAAATCACTCACTGTGGATCGGACCTGGGGCGAGAAACCGGGGCTGAGAGGGGCCAGACACCAGATGGGAAACCTGGGGACACCCACAATGCTTGGACTGGTTAATCCCTAAAATCCCACTGTTCCAAGGACATGCTCCCTTGGGTGGATATTTCCACGTTGGAGGTCTGGGGATCTGGTGTGGGACAGTAGAAAGAGTTTAATTAGAGAGAAAACTCAAATTTTAATTCAGTCATTaacaaaaatactaaaaattagaaaagattCCACACTTCTGGGTAAAATGGGAATAAGGCACTGAGGCATcattcatttctgtttttccatggCAACTCCTCATTTGAATGCCACTCCAGCAAATTATGCtcaaagggggaaaagaaataaataactttGGAAGAGCTGATATCCCATGGCCTGAGTCAAAAAACATTGCTGTGGAGCAGGTCATGAGGCAGGTGGGGAATGCTACAACCTCTCTTCACTCATGGAAGTGAGGGAGGGATATCCCAGGTCAGCATTTCCCAGCCTGAGTGGTGACAAatcctgcagtgctccaggaaTGGCATTTTGGGAAAGGAGCATGGAGTCTGTCACAGGCCACCACCTTCTACCTACTCTGGTTGGGAAGTAACGGCTGGTTTTAAATTTCTTCAACAAACTCGACAGGACAAAGGTGGAGAAGAAGAGGATGCAGCACCAGAAGAGGACGTTGGGTGCGTAGGGGCCGTTGTGTCCACAAGCAGGTCCTTGGAACTCCCCATGCAAAGAGCGACATTCCTGGGGAAACAAAGCATTGGGACACGGAGGAAAATTGGGATaacgggggggggaggggggcgtGGGTGTTGAGGGTCTTGCTGCAAGGTAATGCACTTGTTCAACAGCTGAACAAGTGACACACGGAGCTGGAATTACACAGAGGGGAGCAGAGGTGGGATGTGGTGGGACACCATGGAcccacagcacatcctgcagtCCACCATGGCTGAGAACACTGGAGGGGGAGTAAAAGATGGAAATTTGTGGATAaagaggggacagggaaggaggGCTGGGACAACCATGGGAcagaaaaagagacaaattaTCCCTTTGCAGTCAGAGCTCTCAGGACAAGGCCAAACAGGGCTGGAGATGTCCCAAAGAGTTCCTGTCCCATACCTGGGCTCTGCTTCCAGGGACAATTCCTGTGGGGCTGCTCAGACATGCAAATTTATTCGAGACCCGACAGACAGCAGGGCCTAGAGTCATTAGGAAGCAATTAAGGCAGCCAATCACTGCCTTCAGGCAGGAACTTCAGTCCTCCAAATGCTCCAAGAATCAAAGCACTCCCTTAACCTTGATCGAGGTCCCACAACCCGGCTGAGGGGGACAGTTCTTATCCCCCAGTTTGGGGACAAAGTGAGCTGGACCAGATGGGCTGGACAAGATGGACTCTCCTTCCCAGGACCAAACAGGTTAAAAGTACTAGTGAGTTTAAGCAGGGACTtctcagagcactttgaagCCCAAAGTCAGCTGAAGATGGTGGCTGTGAACACCCCTGGCCTCCCTGAGGAACTGGTGGCCAAAGGCACTTACGGTCACCGTGAGGTTTCCCCAGGTGATTCCCGACACATTGATCCTGTTGCTCCTCCAGAACCGAAGGGTTTCGttgctgggatgagctgggggCTCACActtgcagctggaggagggaaaCCGGGACAGGGCTGAGGGAACCGCACCAGGACAAGCCCAGAGGCACCTGAGGGGTGAGGACGAAACACCCACTAATAGATGGTGAGGAGGTCAAGCCTGCTGTGCATGTGCACGGGGAAGGTCTCCCGCAGGTGGCTCAGCTTCTCCAGGGCCTCGTAGATGAAGATGATGCAGATGAGGGAGGCGAAGGCCTCCTCGGTGAAGCGGGTGATGtagcacaccaggcagctggCGTCTGTGGCCACCAGCACCACGCAGAAGAATGCGGTCCAGAGCCCAATGCACGTCCGCAGGGACAGATAGGAGAGCGTGTATTCCCTGGAAAGCCACAACAACTCCTGGGGGAAAGGCCAGCACAGGCCTTGGAGCCAAGCCTTTCTCCAGAGAACTTTAGGAGCTTTGTGGGAGCATGTGGAGGTTGCGGGTGGTAATTGATGTCTCCATGTCCTCGAGGTTGCAGGGTGTAGGTGGAGAAGCCAAGTGTTTAATTAGAATTAATTAATGTTGTCTTAATGCCTTGAAGGATGATGGAGGTTGCGGAAGGTTCTCCCACGTCCCCCAGAGCCCCGACACCAAAACCAGCTGTGTTTGCCCCAGTCACCCACAGCGAGCTGGGGGCTGAATGAGAAGTTTCATTCCGATGAGGGGGGTTAATCTCACACCAAAGTCACCAAGAGGAAAGTGCTGTCATAGAAAAGAGCTATTTCCCAGGAATAGCTCCTATTTGTTCAataaaattcccaaaacaaaaaatattccaaCTGAAAACTACACGGATATTTGGGCAAAATCtatttcctcttccagcaaaaAACAGGTTTAAAAGTTTTGTACTCAGTGGAAAACAAACCCTCCCTCATTCCCAAACCAGAGTGATTTGTCTCACCTTCCTTGGGCATCCATCCAGAGCCTCTGGTTCCTCCTTCTCCTACTGCTTCATTTTAACCCTAAAATCCCAAAATGACCCCAAGCCAAAAACCCTAAATGACCCTTAAGCCCAAGGGCTCTAACCCTTcctgtgtgacagcagcagcatgagACCACTGTGACCCAGCAAACTTAAATCTGACAACTCCCActgagaaaatgagaagaaaacatctccttcctgcccaaaaaaagaaaaaaaaatcttttcccccaaaaaatagAAGACAAACATCTCACTTGCAGAATTTGTAGAGAATCTTCTCAAAGACCAGGACGGGTCCAGTGCTGCCGAGGATGGTGAGGGGTTGCCCAGCAAAGAGAGAATAAACCACACCCGTCATGGATGCTCCCAGCAGTGACTCCATGGCACTCTgacagggaagagagagagcagTGAGTAAATAAATCATGAGAGgtaaaaacttccccaaaaaaacccccaaaggaAGT is from Cinclus cinclus chromosome 30, bCinCin1.1, whole genome shotgun sequence and encodes:
- the SLC4A8 gene encoding electroneutral sodium bicarbonate exchanger 1; the protein is MPAGSNEPDGILSYQRHDEEAVIDQGRTSNVVNIHYEKEELEGHRTLYVGVRMPLVRQSHRHHRAHSQKHRKREREKDTVPAEPGYHYTPSQRVQFILGTEEDEQHVPHDLFTELDEICVKEGEDAEWKETARWLKFEEDVEDGGERWSKPYVATLSLHSLFELRSCIINGTVLLDVRATTVEDVADLILAQQEPSPEFDERTRAKVREVLLKKHHHQNERKRNNLLPIVRSFADKPAQTLTPHPSPTTAETKNGVTPETSAMDLSKAELHFMKKIPSGAEASNVLVGELDFLHQPLVAFVRLTPAVLLSGMTEVPIPTRFLFVLLGPGGKAHQYHEIGRSMATTMTDEVFHDVAYKAKDRADLVAGIDEFLDQVTVLPPGEWDPSIRIEPPKNVPSQEKRKMPGALDESSSHSKPEKHSGPELERTGRLFGGLVLDVKRKAPWFWSDFRDGLSLQCLASFLFLYCACMSPVITFGGLLGEATHGHISAMESLLGASMTGVVYSLFAGQPLTILGSTGPVLVFEKILYKFCKEYTLSYLSLRTCIGLWTAFFCVVLVATDASCLVCYITRFTEEAFASLICIIFIYEALEKLSHLRETFPVHMHSRLDLLTIYYCKCEPPAHPSNETLRFWRSNRINVSGITWGNLTVTECRSLHGEFQGPACGHNGPYAPNVLFWCCILFFSTFVLSSLLKKFKTSRYFPTRVRSTVSDFAVFLTIVIMVLIDLGIGIPSPKLHVPHMFKPTRDDRGWLINPIGPNPWWTVLAALIPALLCTILIFMDQQITAVIVNRKEHRLKKGCGYHLDLFMVAVMLGVCSVMGLPWFVAATVLSITHVNSLKVESNCSAPGEQPKFLGIREQRVTGLMIFVLMGCSVFFTSVLKFIPMPVLYGVFLYMGVSSLRGIQFFDRLKLFWMPAKHQPDFIYLRHVPLRKVHLFTLIQLLCLVLLWAIKASRAAIIFPMMVLALVFVRKVMDFCFSKRELSFLDDLMPESKKKKLDDAKNEAKEEEESQKMMEAAAANSVQLKLGKTSRVDTPKPNSDRADPSEINISDEMSKTTVWKALTMNTETL